The following coding sequences are from one Streptomyces sp. NBC_01294 window:
- a CDS encoding MarR family winged helix-turn-helix transcriptional regulator — protein sequence MPKPLSLPFDPIARADELWQRRWGPVPSMAAITSIMRAHQILLGEVDAVVKPYGLTFARYEALVLLTFSKAGELPMSKIGERLMVHPTSVTNTVDRLVRSGLVDKRPNPNDGRGTLASITEKGREVVEAATKDLMEIDFGLGVYDAEECGEIFALLRPLRVAAADFEEA from the coding sequence GTGCCCAAGCCGCTCAGCCTTCCCTTCGACCCCATCGCCCGCGCCGACGAGCTCTGGCAGCGACGTTGGGGGCCCGTGCCCTCGATGGCCGCGATCACCTCGATCATGCGCGCCCACCAGATCCTGCTCGGCGAGGTCGACGCGGTCGTCAAGCCGTACGGACTGACCTTCGCGCGGTACGAGGCGCTGGTGCTGCTCACCTTCTCCAAGGCCGGCGAACTGCCGATGTCGAAGATCGGCGAGCGGCTGATGGTCCACCCGACCTCGGTGACGAACACGGTGGACCGGCTGGTGAGGTCCGGACTCGTCGACAAGCGGCCCAACCCGAACGACGGACGCGGCACCCTGGCCTCCATCACGGAGAAGGGCCGCGAGGTCGTCGAGGCCGCCACGAAGGACCTGATGGAGATCGACTTCGGCCTCGGTGTGTACGACGCCGAGGAGTGCGGGGAGATCTTCGCGCTGCTGCGCCCGCTGCGGGTGGCCGCCGCCGACTTCGAGGAGGCGTAG
- a CDS encoding DUF3817 domain-containing protein, with protein sequence MKRSVLTRYRVMAYVTAVMLLILCACMVAKYGFDTGAGLTFAVSQAHGVLFMVYLVFAFDLGSKAKWSFGKLLWVLVSGTIPLAAFFVERKVRDEVEPLVSGSLATAKA encoded by the coding sequence ATGAAACGAAGCGTGCTGACCCGCTACCGCGTCATGGCCTACGTGACCGCGGTCATGCTCCTGATCCTGTGTGCCTGCATGGTGGCGAAGTACGGCTTCGACACCGGCGCCGGCCTGACCTTCGCGGTCTCCCAGGCCCACGGTGTCCTCTTCATGGTCTACCTGGTCTTCGCCTTCGACCTGGGCTCCAAGGCCAAGTGGTCCTTCGGCAAGCTGCTCTGGGTGCTCGTGTCGGGCACGATCCCGCTGGCCGCCTTCTTCGTCGAACGCAAGGTCCGCGACGAGGTGGAGCCGCTGGTCAGCGGCTCGCTCGCGACCGCCAAGGCCTGA